A single region of the Changchengzhania lutea genome encodes:
- a CDS encoding DUF6443 domain-containing protein, protein MAKILTIHQIGKTIIILFVSMVINITYGQDKNYIHTVVYKQPYLESNLSNANTNDKIESITYYDALGRSEQTIAIRAGGQEQDVISFKNYDAYGRENKIYLPFAKSANNGSYENNPLNSVNSFYNTAKYENTTNPYSEVLFEASPMGRALKQGSAGTDWKLNTTSDSDHTTKFKYQINEANEVKQFDVSHPNSDLEKTELEYIGNYPLGELYKSVVKNENWQPTQTHIKDNTIEEFTNKIGRLVLKRTYNDNQPHDTYYVHDDFGNLTYVIPPLAADQDISGTTQTDITSNAIVSSGEVLNLEASNSITLMPGFNAKLGSTFSARIVSPNVSNQTDILDNLCYIYHYNKRNQIVEMKIPGKEWEYVVYDKLDRPILTQDALQRDENVWLFTKFNKFGKVVYTGKYSYTPIGTNSNSGRLELQNQVNNQSNPKWYEITGTSNVDGQNLPYTNQSFPTNSLTLHTIHYYDDYNMDTAGIGLTLPTTILGQQVSNKTKSLGTISKVRILDTYQWETTVSYYDKKGMPIYAAKKNEYLSTVDKSKIKYAFSGQIVEFENSHTKSSVTIVTNNKYTYDHAGRVLTQTQSINGGDPELLANNAYDELGRIENIKVGGAVATIPENSNGLQTIDYKYNIRGWLKQINNPTSLGDDLFSLKIGYNQGSNALYNGNISQTSWKTASINPTSNPVSNAYNYTYDALNRITSGIDNTNNYSLSGVSYDKNGNIQTLERKAIGGLMDNLTYTYDEGNKLKSVTDAIIGSLGNDGFKDGNTNGDDYTYDENGNMLKDLNKGINTDIIYNHLDLPKQVTLPNGTIQYFYDATGKKLKKIITEGSVVKTIEYAGKYIYENNVLKFFSHAEGYAEPDGSGGFDYVYQYKDHLGNIRLSYSDIDGNGSVANSEIVEENNYYPFGLKHKGYNSIVSANTNDVANKFKFNGKEQEKALGYNMYEMDVRSLDPALGRWTSMDPVTHHSMSTYNAFDNNPVLISDPSGADGMIGSNGGSGWTLYSGQMGTQSYGYGHGFGSIDSAAFNYAAQQPNSSEENVNDPNNSSSGSSVTDSEGSQGSGAISDAEWAKLTAGSMVLNEVTVIAGNKESYDAAILNIVGQIYATEWYDSNSFMENMLSTGMFVVNSGLGGVSTVITYKGKYHLSNEVFHINKTGKSLSNRWRWRWDKRYNNPVAKAWRITQLEKVKGIRNLSTKLTKAGGVLIIADIALSGEIKVSHGINGLATGLALTGFGAPIAAVWFIADLGTGTANYFLGNGFRTISDIIDDNTGSIELYDGLY, encoded by the coding sequence ATGGCAAAAATTCTTACAATACATCAAATAGGAAAAACCATTATTATACTTTTTGTATCAATGGTCATTAATATTACTTATGGGCAAGATAAAAATTATATTCATACGGTTGTTTATAAGCAACCATATTTGGAAAGTAATTTAAGTAATGCAAATACTAATGATAAAATAGAGTCTATTACTTATTATGATGCATTGGGACGTTCAGAACAAACAATAGCAATTCGTGCCGGTGGACAAGAGCAAGATGTTATAAGTTTTAAAAATTATGATGCTTATGGTAGAGAAAATAAAATTTACCTTCCTTTTGCTAAAAGTGCTAATAATGGAAGTTATGAAAATAATCCTTTAAATTCCGTCAATAGTTTTTATAATACTGCTAAATATGAAAATACAACCAATCCATATTCTGAAGTTTTATTTGAGGCTTCTCCGATGGGTAGAGCTTTAAAACAAGGATCGGCTGGAACAGATTGGAAGTTAAATACAACGAGTGATTCTGATCATACTACAAAATTTAAGTATCAAATTAATGAAGCAAATGAAGTAAAACAATTTGATGTATCTCACCCAAATAGTGATTTAGAAAAAACAGAATTAGAATATATAGGCAATTACCCACTAGGGGAGTTATATAAATCTGTTGTAAAAAATGAAAACTGGCAACCTACACAAACCCATATTAAAGATAATACAATAGAAGAGTTTACAAATAAAATAGGTAGGCTAGTGCTAAAGCGTACTTACAATGATAATCAACCTCATGACACATATTATGTGCATGATGATTTTGGAAACCTAACCTATGTTATACCTCCATTGGCTGCCGATCAAGACATAAGTGGTACTACACAAACCGATATTACTTCTAATGCAATAGTATCTAGTGGTGAAGTTCTAAATTTAGAGGCTTCAAATTCAATAACTTTAATGCCTGGTTTTAATGCTAAACTAGGAAGTACTTTTAGTGCAAGAATTGTTAGTCCAAATGTGTCTAACCAAACCGATATACTAGACAATTTATGCTACATCTATCATTACAACAAAAGAAATCAGATTGTAGAAATGAAAATTCCTGGTAAGGAATGGGAATATGTTGTTTATGATAAATTAGATAGACCTATACTTACACAAGACGCACTGCAACGAGATGAAAATGTTTGGTTATTTACTAAGTTTAATAAATTTGGAAAAGTTGTCTATACAGGAAAATATTCCTACACACCTATAGGAACTAATAGTAATTCTGGTCGCTTGGAGTTACAAAATCAAGTAAATAATCAATCTAATCCCAAATGGTATGAAATAACAGGAACTTCTAATGTAGATGGTCAAAACTTACCTTACACCAATCAAAGTTTTCCAACAAATAGTTTAACTTTACATACTATTCATTATTATGATGATTATAATATGGATACAGCTGGAATAGGTTTAACACTTCCCACAACCATATTGGGTCAGCAAGTATCAAATAAAACAAAATCCTTAGGGACCATAAGTAAAGTTAGAATATTAGACACTTATCAATGGGAGACCACTGTATCCTATTATGATAAAAAAGGAATGCCTATTTATGCTGCTAAGAAAAATGAATATTTAAGTACTGTAGATAAGAGCAAAATAAAGTATGCCTTTTCAGGGCAAATAGTAGAATTTGAAAATTCACATACAAAATCGAGCGTGACAATAGTAACTAATAATAAATACACATACGATCATGCTGGGCGAGTTTTAACACAAACCCAATCTATCAATGGGGGTGATCCAGAATTATTAGCTAATAATGCTTATGATGAACTAGGGCGTATAGAAAATATAAAAGTAGGTGGAGCCGTAGCAACAATCCCAGAAAATTCAAATGGATTACAAACTATAGACTACAAATACAATATTAGAGGTTGGTTAAAACAAATTAATAACCCTACATCTTTAGGCGATGATTTATTTAGTTTAAAAATAGGCTACAACCAAGGAAGTAATGCTTTATATAATGGTAATATTAGTCAGACCAGTTGGAAAACAGCTAGTATTAACCCAACTAGTAATCCTGTTAGTAATGCGTACAACTATACTTACGATGCTTTAAACCGTATTACAAGTGGTATAGATAACACTAATAATTACAGTCTTTCTGGAGTTAGTTATGATAAAAATGGGAATATACAAACCTTAGAGCGTAAAGCTATTGGAGGGCTAATGGATAATCTTACTTATACCTATGATGAAGGGAATAAGCTTAAAAGTGTTACCGATGCTATTATAGGCTCTTTAGGGAATGATGGTTTTAAAGATGGTAATACCAATGGTGATGATTATACCTATGATGAAAATGGCAATATGCTTAAAGATTTAAATAAAGGTATAAACACTGATATTATATATAACCATTTAGATTTACCCAAACAAGTAACATTGCCAAATGGCACTATTCAATATTTTTATGACGCTACAGGTAAAAAATTAAAAAAAATAATTACAGAGGGAAGTGTTGTTAAAACTATAGAATATGCAGGTAAGTATATTTATGAAAACAATGTTTTAAAGTTTTTTAGTCATGCAGAGGGCTATGCAGAACCAGATGGTTCTGGTGGTTTTGACTATGTTTACCAATATAAAGACCACTTGGGCAATATCAGGTTGTCATATTCAGATATTGATGGTAATGGTAGTGTTGCCAATTCTGAAATTGTTGAAGAAAACAACTACTATCCCTTTGGGCTTAAGCATAAAGGGTATAATAGTATTGTTTCCGCCAATACAAATGATGTTGCTAATAAGTTTAAATTTAATGGTAAAGAACAGGAAAAAGCATTGGGTTATAATATGTACGAGATGGATGTGCGTAGTCTCGACCCTGCATTGGGCAGATGGACTAGTATGGACCCTGTAACTCACCATAGTATGAGTACCTATAATGCCTTTGATAATAACCCCGTACTAATTTCAGACCCTAGTGGAGCCGATGGTATGATAGGTTCTAATGGCGGTTCTGGATGGACACTCTATTCTGGGCAAATGGGTACACAATCTTATGGTTATGGACATGGCTTTGGTTCTATAGACTCAGCAGCTTTTAATTATGCCGCACAACAGCCAAATAGTTCTGAAGAGAATGTAAATGACCCTAATAATAGTAGTTCTGGTTCTAGCGTAACTGATTCTGAAGGCTCTCAAGGAAGTGGTGCAATAAGTGATGCAGAATGGGCAAAATTAACAGCAGGGTCAATGGTATTAAACGAAGTAACTGTTATTGCAGGCAATAAAGAATCTTATGATGCTGCTATACTTAACATTGTTGGGCAGATTTATGCCACTGAGTGGTATGATTCCAACAGTTTTATGGAAAATATGTTATCCACAGGAATGTTTGTGGTAAATTCTGGACTTGGAGGTGTTTCAACAGTTATTACGTACAAAGGAAAGTATCATCTTTCAAATGAAGTTTTTCATATTAATAAAACAGGAAAGAGCCTCTCTAATAGATGGAGATGGAGATGGGATAAAAGATACAATAACCCTGTTGCCAAAGCTTGGAGAATTACACAATTAGAGAAAGTTAAAGGGATAAGAAATTTAAGTACTAAATTAACAAAAGCTGGAGGTGTATTAATTATTGCAGATATTGCACTGTCTGGAGAAATAAAAGTATCGCATGGTATTAATGGTTTAGCTACAGGTTTAGCATTAACTGGTTTTGGAGCACCTATAGCTGCGGTCTGGTTTATTGCAGATTTAGGAACGGGAACTGCAAATTACTTTTTAGGCAATGGGTTTAGAACTATAAGTGATATAATAGATGACAATACTGGAAGTATAGAACTTTATGATGGATTATATTAA